TTTGACGGTAAACCCGCTCTTCCCTGTTATGCCCGCGAGCCTGCTCCCGCCGGCGGCTGCAATCCCGTGCTCCGCGCCTTTTTCGTGCCCTAGGGCGTCCGGCAGAAATGCCGCGATGTCCTGGTAAAGCGTCCCGCCGAAAAAGACGTTAAGGAGCTGCATCCCGCCGCATATTCCGAGGACGGGTATGCCCCTGTCCACCGCGCGCTCAAGTATGTAGAGCTCGGTCTCCGTCCTGTCGAGGCTCATGGGCCTAAGCTCCTCGTGAGGCTCCTCGCCGTAGTACTTCGGGTCCATATCGCGTGAGCCGGGCAGAAGAAGCCCGTCGAGGATGCTCATGGTCTCCGAGTGCAAATCTCCCGGCGAGGCCACGGTCGGGATGAGCACGGGCAGCCCGCCCGCCTTCGCGACGGCCCGGGCGTATTCCGCCTCTATCGAATTGTGGCCTTTTTCAAGATCGGTTGTGATCCCGATTACCGGGCGGTTTCTTTTCATTTCGCGCTCGTCCCCGCTTCGTCTGGGTCTTCGGTTAAAGATATTTGCGTCCCGTCAAATTGCAAGATTCCAGGCAGGCGAGGGGGAAATATTCCTATGCCTTCCGTTTTTAAAGGTTATCATTATCCAAATGCACAACGCCGCGCCGCGTATACACAAACCGCTATATTTTATTATGGTTTCCGTCCTGTCGGGGGGCGTCTACTATCTTGTCCTTGCGGCTGCATCGGGGTTCTCTCACCCCTTTTTGAATCTTTTCCTCTTTCCGTTCTTCATGGCGCTCCTGTTCATGGCGGCGGGTGTCGTCTACGCCCTCTCGTTCCGCGGCATTCCGGACGGAGACAGGTATGCGCACCGGGCGGGCGTCAGAAAGACGGCCGTGATAGTGATCGCTGCGCTCGTACTGTCAGCGATATTCCCGGCAGCCGCCCTCGTCCGCATCTATCCCGTGCCTATGGCAATGTTCCACCTTCTTCTTCTCTTTTACGCCGGCCTCGCGCTGGCGGCGATTTGCACGGCGTGGCTCGTTTTCTTCCGGAGGGAATGGCGGAGACCGCCCCTCCTGTCGGAGGCCGTCCTCGCCGCAGTAACGGTGCTGTCCCTCGTGCTCTCTTACGCGGCGATGTACATCTACGGGTTGCTCCCGCCCGGGTAAGCGGATAAATTTTATATCCGGGGAGACTCAATGAAGAGAATACACGTAACACTGGCGGCGGCGATGTTTATTGCGGCGGCGCTCGGCGGGTGCGGATTTATCGAGGGGCTTTTCAATCCCTTCGCGGGGAAGTGGAAATCCGGCATAACCGAGATCGAGTTCACGAGCGGCGGCAAGTTCGCGCTCAAGCTCGGGAGCGCTATTTCGCTTAACCTCGACGGCGACTATACATACGACGACGACAATCTCTTCCTTTCCTTCGGCGGAGGGGAGCCGGTAAAGCTCTCGTACGAATTCGGCGACGACAAGAAGACGCTCGTCCTCGACCCGCTGACGGACTCCGACTACATCAAGACGAGGCTCAGATTCACGAAACAGTAGTCGGCGGTTTCGGGACAGGCCCCGGATTCATCCTTAAATGATTCAACTCGATAATATATCCCTCGCGTACGGCTCGAGAGAGCTGTTCAAGAACTTAGGCTGGCACGTTAAGGACGGGAAGAGGATAGGGCTTTTCGGCCCGAACGGCGTAGGCAAGACGACGCTACTCAACGTCATGGCGGGGGTGCTCCGGCCCGATTCGGGCTCGGTCGTCGTGCCGCCGGGAAAGCGGGTCGGCTATCTGCCGCAGGAGGTCGAGGACGCGGGCTCCAGGCTCACGGTCCTCGAAGAGGCGCTCACTGCCTTCAGCGAGATAGGCGGGCTCGAACGCGAGATGGAGTCCGTCAAGGACGCTCTCGAACATATCGCGGACAAGGGCTCGGCCGAGTACGAAAGGGCGCTCCACAGGCTGGACGCCATACAGACCGAGCTCAACACGAGGGACTCGCACACCGTCCGCTACCGTACCGAGAAGCTCCTCATGGGGCTAGGCTTCGAGCCGGACGACCTCGCGCGGCCGCTCGACACGTTCTCGGGCGGGTGGAGGATGCGCGTCGCGCTGGCGAAGCTCCTCCTCGTAAACCCGGACCTCCTCCTTCTCGACGAGCCCACGAACCACCTCGACATCGAGAGCATCGACTGGCTCGAAGGGTATCTCAAGGACTTCCCCGGGACGGTTATACTCGTCTCCCACGACCAGTATTTCCTCGACAGGATGGTCGATACCATAGCCGAGCTTTCGATGGGGCATATAACGGAGTACGCCGGGAATTATTCTTCATACGTCGAGGAGCGTAAGGCGCGCATCGAGATTCACCGCTCGGCCTACGAGAACCAGCAGAGGAAGATAAAGGACACCGAGCGGTTCATAGAGAGGTTCAGGTACAAGAACACGAAGGCCAAGCAGGTCCAGAGCAGGATAAAGGCCCTCGAAAAGCTGGAGCGCATTCCGCCCCCGCCCGGCGACGCCGACGTTATACACTTCAAATTCCCCGACCCGGGGCGCTCGGGAAAGGTCGTGCTCGAGCTCTCTTCGTTCTCCAAGACCTACCCCGACGACGAGGGCGGCGGGATACCCGTTTTCGATAATGCGGGGCCGCTCACGATTTCGCGGGGCGACAAGATAGCGCTCATAGGCAAGAACGGCGCGGGGAAGAGCACGCTCGCGAGAATGCTTCTAGGCTCCGAGCCCTTCTCGGGCGAGAGGAAAGAGGGGTACAACGTGGAGGTCACCTTCTTCGCGCAGCACCAGGCCGAGTCACTCGACCCCCGGAACACCATACTCGAAGAGCTGAGCTCGGCGGCGGGCGGGAGGAGCGAGGTCGAGATAAGAACCCTCCTCGGGGCCTTTCTCTTCACAGACATCGACGTGTTCAAGAAGATATCCGTCCTGTCAGGCGGCGAGAAGAGCCGCGTCGCCCTCGCGAAGACGCTCCTTTCACCGAAGAATTTCATGATACTCGACGAGCCCACGAACCACCTCGACATACAGTCGCGCGGCGTCCTCGTGGACGCGCTCAACCACTATAACGGCACGTTCGTCGTCGTGAGCCACGACAGGCTCTTTTTAGACCGCGTGTCGAACAGGGTATGGTACGCGGAGAAGGGCAAGGTCGTTACGTATCCCGGGAATTACTCGGAGTTCAGGTACCACCAGGGCCTGCGTGAAAGCGGTTGGAACGGAGCGCCTGTCACGGATAACGGGAAGCCCGCGTCACAGGAAACGGATGCTACAGGCGGACCCGCCGACAAAAAGCCGGTGCTAAGTAAAAGGGAAGAGGCCGAAAGGCGTAACCGTCTCTACAGGGAGCTTGCGGAAAGGGGTATAGAGAACATGGAGAACTGGGAGGAGCTCTCCTCGGGCCAGCTCAGGACCGCCCTCAAGGACCTCGAAGAGAAGATACATTCCTCGGAGGAAAAGAAATCCGAGCTCGAAGACTTCCTCGCAGACCCCGATAACTTCAGGGACGCGAAGCGCTCCGAAGAGGTCACGCGCGAATACGGATCGCTGAACGATAACCTGAGGAAGCTTTATGAAAGGTGGGAATCCGTTTCGTCACACCTCGAAGGGCGCACTCCCGGCGAATGAAGCGGGGCCGCACGCCCTCCCGTCGATATTAATTCGATCAGTCCGGGTTTCTTATCTGCTTATGCCCGCGGCCATGTCTTCGAGCCTTCTCACCCTCTCTTCCATCGGCGGATGCGTGCTGAAAAGTGAAGCGAGGCTCCTGCCCGAGAGCGGGCTCGCGATGAACATGTGGGACGTGCTGTCGGCCACCTGGTCGCTTACCCTGAGCGGAATCCTCTCGGTCCCGGCGGCGAGCTTCCGGAGCGCATTCGCAAGGGACATCGGGTTGCCCGAGATTTCGGCCCCGCCCTTGTCGGCGCCGTACTCGCGCGTCCTCGATATGGCGAGCCTTATGATCGTGGCCGCCAGCGGCGCTACGATCGCCATGACCAGGAGCCCGAGCGGGTTTCCACCCCTCTCGTCCCTTCCGCCGCCCCCGCCGCCGAATATCGCTGCGAACTGCGCCATGTAGGCGAGGTACGTGATGGCCGTCGCTATGGTTGCGGCGATAGAGCTTATCAATATGTCGCGGTTCTTTATGTGGGCCAGCTCGTGTGCGAGCACTCCTCTCAGCTCTTCACGGCTCAGGAGTCTCATAATGCCAACGGTGACGGCCACGGCGCCGTGCTTCGGGTCCCTCCCGGTCGCAAAGGCGTTGGGCTGCTCCTGCGGGGTGATGTAGACCTTCGGCATCGGGAGCCCGGCCCTCTGGGCGAGGTCCCGAACGTCCGCGTAGAGCTCGGGCGCGTCCTGTGCGGTGACTTCCTTTGCCTGGTAGAGCTTGAGGACTATCTTGTCGCTCCACCAGTAGCTCACGAAGTTCATCACCATCGCTATACCGAACGCGATGAGAAGACCGTTCCGTCCCCCGACCGCGCCGCCTATGAACATGAGGATCGCGGAAAGGGCAACGAGCAGGATCAGACTTTTAAGTGTATTCATGTTTTTTTCTCCCTGTCTTGCACATTCTGAAGTGAAATCGCCGGCTTGTGCTTTCGTGCGGGTTTTACGCCCGGCGCCTGCCCGCAACTCTCCCCTCGAATAGTGCTATAATGAAAATAATGATTCGGGGCGTGATTTCAAGTATAGATTGCGTATGTGCACGTAAATCCGGGAGAGCCGTGTGGACGTACCGATGATGTGGCGCCTCGTCGGCGCGTTCATAAACGTCACGATCCTGACGCGCGCCGGGCACTTCTTCCTTAAAAGATGGATTCCTGATTCCTTCCGGAGGGCGCTCGTCGTCGCGGGGGCCGTCGCGCTCATAGATTTCATCGGCATGTGGGTCATGTTCAAAAGCGCGCTCCTCGGCCTCCACTATACGTTCTTCTATTACCTCCCGCTGCTTATAATGTGGCTCCTCAAGGACATGCTCGAAGCGTCGAGGGAGAGGAGGAGGGCGTAGCCCCGGTGACTCGCGCAATGGACGGGATTTCCGGCAAGAAGCGGCAGATAGAAACGGTGCTCGCCCTCTACGGCGATTTCCTTTACGGGCTCGCCCGCTCCCTCGGCGGGGCGGATTACGGCAGGGTGAGAGAGGAGGCGTTCGGCGTCCTCGACAGGACGCTTACTCCGAGGGAACTCTCCGCTATGCTCGCCATCGAAGGGAGCCTCAGGGACAGGTTCCCCGGCGTCAGGAACCGCATAAAGGAGCTCCTCGGGGCCGAGATAACACGGGCGCTCGCAGAAGATATTGAATGAGTGATCCGGCTCGGGCGTTTTGACATAGCCGCCGTTCTTTAATAAAATTTCACCTGCGAGAATCGAGACAGACAACAAATCCAAGGAGATGATTTCTTTGACGCAGAAAGGTGTTGTAATGCAGACGAGCTTCGAAGGGGTAAACCCGCCCAAAAGGGGAAAGGTGCGGGATATTTACGACCTCGGCGACAAGCTTCTTATAGTCGTTACGGACAGGATTTCGGCATTCGACGTGGTGCTTCCCGAGGGGATACCCGGAAAGGGAAGGGTGCTGAACCAGATCTCGAAGTACTGGTTCGGCGAGACCGAAGACATCATTCCGAACCACGTGATTTCGACCGACGTGAAGGACTATCCCGAAGAGTTTCAAAAGTACTCAGGCGTCCTCGAAGGGAGGAGCATGCTCGTCAGGAAGACGAAGCCCCTTCCGGTGGAGTGCATCGTGAGGGGATACATCACGGGCTCGGGCTGGAAGGAGTACCGGAAATCGCGCTCGGTCTGCGGCATACCCCTCCCCGAGGGGCTGGTCGAGTCCTCGCGTCTCGACGACCCTATCTTCACACCGTCGACAAAGGCCGAGGAAGGCGCCCACGACGAGAACATCACGTTCGAGCAGGCGGCGGGGCTCATAGGCGAGGAGATGGCGAACAAGGTGAGGGACGTCAGCATCGCCCTTTATTCCCGGGCGCGCGAGATGGCGGAGAAGAAGGGCATAATCATTGCCGATACGAAGTTCGAGTTCGGGCTCGGGGAGGGCGGCGAGCTGGTACTCATAGACGAGGCGCTGACGCCCGATTCGTCCCGGTTCTGGCCGATGGACCAGTATAAGCCCGGCGGCTCTCAGCCGAGCTTCGACAAGCAGTTCGTCAGGGACTATCTCGAATCGATAAAGTGGGACAAGAACCCGCCCGCGCCGTCTTTGCCCGACGAGATTATAGAAAAGTCGGCCGGGAAATATAACGAGGCGCTGGCGAGGCTCGCCGGTTGACGACCTACGTCGTCGGCTTCGGCATAACCGTTCACCACGGCATCCTATGAAAACCGTAAGCATACTCGGCTGCGGATGGCTCGGCCTTCCGCTTGGCGAATACCTTCTGGGAAAGGGCTACGGGGTTAAGGGCTCGACTCGGACGCCGGGGCTCCTTCCGGAGCTGAAAGCGGCCGGCATAGAGCCGTATTATATCTCGCTCGATCCCGGTCTCACGGGCGGGGACGGCTTCGAAAGATTCTTCGAGAGCGAGGTCCTCGTAATAAACTTCCCTCCGGAAAGGAGGGAGGATATTGTAGATTTCCACACCGCGCAGATAAAATCCCTCGCCTCACGGGTGGAGAAGTCTCCCGTAAAGAACGTCATATTCGTGAGCTCCACCTCCGTCTACCCCGAGCTCGGGAGGGAGGTGTTCGAGGACGAGGAAGCGCCGCCCGAAAAGGCCTCGGGTAAGGCCCTCGTCATCGCCGAGAGGCTCCTACTCGAAAACCCCGCGTTCCGGACGGCTGTGCTCCGCTTCGGGGGGCTCATCGGGTACGACCGGAAACCCGGGAGGTTCATCTCGGGGAAAAGGGGGCTTACGGGGGGAGATTCGCCCGTCAATCTCATACACAGGGACGACTGCATCCTCATAATAGAGAGGATTGTCGAAAGAGACACCTACGGCGAAATATTCAATGCCTGCGCCGACTTGCACCCGAAAAGAAAGGATTATTACACCGCACAGGCGCTCAAAATAGGCGTCCCTCCGCCCGCTTTCGAAGGCGGCGGCAAGCCGGGGTTCAAGATCGTGAAAAGCGATAAGCTCAAGACGCTCCTCGGTTACGAGTTTAAATATCCCGACCCGTCATCGATAGACTGACTGCCGCGGCCCGTGATGCAGTGCGCAGGCCTTTGGCATCGGCCTCCTTTCTGTTATAATTATTTACGATAGGGGTAACGAGATACGCCAATCCGCTGACAGAACGATTCGAAGTACGCAGTCAAAATCTCCAAGCACAGTCATTTCTGGGCAAAGCCTGCCTTACGGTTTTTCCGACTCAAAAAACCTGTATGAGATTTTATATAAAGCGTGAGATATTCGTTTCGGATTCGCAAATATCCGCGGCGGAAGCTGTCCGCCGCCCGACAGGAGGGGTATCCTCATAAATGCAGGAAACTATATCGACTGACAACGGCGTCGTAAGGGACATCGAGTTCGGGGACAATAACCTCGTAAAGGAGCTTTACGGGGAGCAGAGCGAAAACTTAAAAGAAGTCGAAAACAGGTACGGGATAAGGGTCCACGCGAGGGGAGGGAAGCTCAGCCTCGAGGGTGGCGCCCCCGGCGTCGATTCTGCCGCCAGGTTCTTCAAGGAGATCTACGGGCTCCTCGAAAAAGGCTACGTCCTCGACCCGGCCGACATAGAGCTCGCTGCGAGGGTGATTGACGAGGGCAAGATAAGGCTCGAAGACATATTCCTCGACACGGTCTGCGTTTCGACCCGGAAGAAGATAATCGCCCCCAAGAGCATAACGCAGAAGCTCTACATCGAATCCATACGCAAGCACGATATAGTGTTCGGCATAGGCCCGGCCGGTACGGGGAAAACCTATCTCGCGATGGCTATGGCCGTTTCGGCTTTCGTCAATAAAGAGGTAAACAGGATAGTACTTACGCGCCCGGCGGTCGAGGCCGGCGAGAAGCTCGGGTTCCTGCCCGGCGATCTCTCGCAAAAGGTGGACCCCTACCTCCGCCCGCTTTTGGACGCCCTCTACGATATGATGGATTACGACAAAGCCTCCCGTCTCGTCGAAAAGGGCGCCATAGAGATCGCCCCGCTCGCGTTCATGAGGGGGAGGACGCTCAACGACGCGTTCGTGATACTCGACGAGGCCCAGAACACGACCTCCATGCAGATGAAGATGTTCCTCACGAGGCTCGGATACAACTCCAAGGCCGTGATAACGGGCGACACGACCCAGGTGGACCTCGCGGCCAGCGAGAAATCCGGACTCCTCGAAGCCGAAACCCTCATAAAGAAAATAGACGGCATTTCCTTCGTCTATTTCTCGAAGAATGACGTGGTAAGGCATCCCCTCGTTAGAAAAATTATCGAGGCATACGAGAAAAATTCCTAGGTATTGTGTTATAATTCTCTATCGGTCGACATCCAGCGCCGGAGGAGTTATTAATGCAAGAAACCCTAAAAGCCCTTTTCGTTGCTACTGCGCTCATCTTCAGCGCCGGCTGCGCCAGGGAATGGCAAAACCCTGAATCCGCCCTCCCGGCCCAGAACGTCGCCATCGCCACCATTCTCGCGAGCCCCGACGCCTACGACATGTCCGGCGTCGAGGTAATAGGCAAGGTGTGGAACCTCCGTTACGAATCCCACGGCGTGAACGAGTACGGGGAGGAGATAATCTACACGACCTTCACGCTCGCCGACAGGAAGGGCATCGGTGTGGACGTCTTCGTAAAGGGGGACGCTCCCATAGTCGAGGGTGACTACCTGAAGGTCGTCGGCCTTTACAGAAAGCAGTTCCAGACTTCGGGGCCGTACTTTTACAGCAGGATAGACGCCGTACGCCTTGAAAGCTGGAGCCCGAACCTCGTTTACTGGGTCAGGGAATTCGAATTCGATTAAGGATTTATGCCAAGGCAAGCCCGGAAAAATTCTCAGGCCAGCTCGGAAAGGAAAAGTATTTTCTCTCTCGACGGGCCGAGCGAAACGGCATAGATGCCGACCCCTGTAAGCTCTTCTATCTTCCTGATATAGTTTCTGGCTCCTTCCGGGAGCTCTTCGAACTCGGTGACGCCGGATATGTCCTCGCTCCACCCGGGGACCTCCTCGTATACGGGCTCGCATTCGGCAAGGGCGCTGCAGCCCGAGGGGAAGGTCGTAAGAGTCTCGCCCTTGTACTTATATCCGACGCATATATTTACGCTCTCGAAGCCGGACAGCACGTCGAGCTTGGTTATCGCGAGGCTCGATATACCGTTCGTCGTGGCGGCGTACCTGAGCGCGACGGCGTCGAACCACCCGCATCTCCTGGGCCTCCCGGTGGTGGAGCCGTATTCCCCGCCGGCGTCCCTAAGCCGTTTGCCGGCGTCTCCGTGAATCTCCGAGGGGAACGGGCCTTCGCCCACCCTCGTCGCGTACGCCTTGGCGACGCCGAGCACGACGTCGATCTTCGTCGGGCTCACGCCGGTGCCTGTGCACGCGCCCCCGGAGCTCGCGCTCGACGACGTGACGTAGGGATAGGTCCCGAGGTCTATGTCGAGCAGCGCTCCCTGCGCGCCTTCGAAGAGTACGTTCTTTCCCTCTGACAGCGCCTTGTTGAGAAGGCCGGATACATCGCAGGAGAATTCCTTGAGTATCTTTCCGTACCCGGAATATTCGGCGTAGATCGCGTCGAACGAAAGGGGCTCTCCCCCGAGGACTTTTGTAATGTAAGCGTTTCTTTCTTCGAGCACGTCGGCCAGCCTTTCCCGGAAACACTCGGGGTCTATAAGGTCCGCGAGCTTAATACCCCTCCGGGCGGCCTTGTCCTCGTAAACGGGTCCTATGCCCCTGCCCGTGGTGCCGATCTTCCCCTTGCCCTTCAGCGCCTCGCGCGCGACGTCAATCTCCCTGTGATAGGGCATTATGATGTGGGTTCTGTCGCTTATCCTGAAGTTATTCGAATCGACTTTGTATCCCGCCGCCCTCAGGCCCGCGACCTCCTTGAGGAGAACGCCCGGGTCTACGACGACGCCGTTTCCGATTACGGAAAGCTTGTTTTCCCTGAGAATGCCCGAGGGGAGGTGATGGAGTATGACCTTCTCCTCGCCTATGACTATGGTGTGTCCGGCGTTGTTGCCGCCCTGGTAGCGGGCGACGATGTCGACGTCCTCCGAAAGGAGATCGACGATCCTTCCCTTGCCCTCGTCACCCCACTGGGCCCCTATTACCACGATGTTAGGCACGGTCAGATACCTCCTTTAAGGAGCTCTTCGAGATTCGAGAATTCCTTGCAGGCGCCTCTCCTGGATTCTATCAGCTTCAGCTTGCTCGGGGTTTCGAGGAGTATCACGCCGTAGAAGTTGGAGGCGCGGTTCTCCTTGATCCTGAGCTCCATCTGCGCCTTGTCGAGGTTGAGGTCGAGGACGACCTTGAACCCGCTCGACCTGAGCCATTCGGCGAGGCGTATGGCTTCGCGGCGGAGGCCCGGCT
This sequence is a window from Thermodesulfobacteriota bacterium. Protein-coding genes within it:
- a CDS encoding PhoH family protein, with translation MQETISTDNGVVRDIEFGDNNLVKELYGEQSENLKEVENRYGIRVHARGGKLSLEGGAPGVDSAARFFKEIYGLLEKGYVLDPADIELAARVIDEGKIRLEDIFLDTVCVSTRKKIIAPKSITQKLYIESIRKHDIVFGIGPAGTGKTYLAMAMAVSAFVNKEVNRIVLTRPAVEAGEKLGFLPGDLSQKVDPYLRPLLDALYDMMDYDKASRLVEKGAIEIAPLAFMRGRTLNDAFVILDEAQNTTSMQMKMFLTRLGYNSKAVITGDTTQVDLAASEKSGLLEAETLIKKIDGISFVYFSKNDVVRHPLVRKIIEAYEKNS
- the htpX gene encoding zinc metalloprotease HtpX, whose amino-acid sequence is MNTLKSLILLVALSAILMFIGGAVGGRNGLLIAFGIAMVMNFVSYWWSDKIVLKLYQAKEVTAQDAPELYADVRDLAQRAGLPMPKVYITPQEQPNAFATGRDPKHGAVAVTVGIMRLLSREELRGVLAHELAHIKNRDILISSIAATIATAITYLAYMAQFAAIFGGGGGGRDERGGNPLGLLVMAIVAPLAATIIRLAISRTREYGADKGGAEISGNPMSLANALRKLAAGTERIPLRVSDQVADSTSHMFIASPLSGRSLASLFSTHPPMEERVRRLEDMAAGISR
- a CDS encoding adenylosuccinate synthase → MPNIVVIGAQWGDEGKGRIVDLLSEDVDIVARYQGGNNAGHTIVIGEEKVILHHLPSGILRENKLSVIGNGVVVDPGVLLKEVAGLRAAGYKVDSNNFRISDRTHIIMPYHREIDVAREALKGKGKIGTTGRGIGPVYEDKAARRGIKLADLIDPECFRERLADVLEERNAYITKVLGGEPLSFDAIYAEYSGYGKILKEFSCDVSGLLNKALSEGKNVLFEGAQGALLDIDLGTYPYVTSSSASSGGACTGTGVSPTKIDVVLGVAKAYATRVGEGPFPSEIHGDAGKRLRDAGGEYGSTTGRPRRCGWFDAVALRYAATTNGISSLAITKLDVLSGFESVNICVGYKYKGETLTTFPSGCSALAECEPVYEEVPGWSEDISGVTEFEELPEGARNYIRKIEELTGVGIYAVSLGPSREKILFLSELA
- a CDS encoding SDR family oxidoreductase translates to MKTVSILGCGWLGLPLGEYLLGKGYGVKGSTRTPGLLPELKAAGIEPYYISLDPGLTGGDGFERFFESEVLVINFPPERREDIVDFHTAQIKSLASRVEKSPVKNVIFVSSTSVYPELGREVFEDEEAPPEKASGKALVIAERLLLENPAFRTAVLRFGGLIGYDRKPGRFISGKRGLTGGDSPVNLIHRDDCILIIERIVERDTYGEIFNACADLHPKRKDYYTAQALKIGVPPPAFEGGGKPGFKIVKSDKLKTLLGYEFKYPDPSSID
- a CDS encoding gamma-glutamyl-gamma-aminobutyrate hydrolase family protein; amino-acid sequence: MKRNRPVIGITTDLEKGHNSIEAEYARAVAKAGGLPVLIPTVASPGDLHSETMSILDGLLLPGSRDMDPKYYGEEPHEELRPMSLDRTETELYILERAVDRGIPVLGICGGMQLLNVFFGGTLYQDIAAFLPDALGHEKGAEHGIAAAGGSRLAGITGKSGFTVKSYHHQAVKKVGKGLMASATAPDGIVEGIESGNDSFVLGIQWHPERDVADPVSRKIFESFIEECRK
- a CDS encoding phosphoribosylaminoimidazolesuccinocarboxamide synthase produces the protein MQTSFEGVNPPKRGKVRDIYDLGDKLLIVVTDRISAFDVVLPEGIPGKGRVLNQISKYWFGETEDIIPNHVISTDVKDYPEEFQKYSGVLEGRSMLVRKTKPLPVECIVRGYITGSGWKEYRKSRSVCGIPLPEGLVESSRLDDPIFTPSTKAEEGAHDENITFEQAAGLIGEEMANKVRDVSIALYSRAREMAEKKGIIIADTKFEFGLGEGGELVLIDEALTPDSSRFWPMDQYKPGGSQPSFDKQFVRDYLESIKWDKNPPAPSLPDEIIEKSAGKYNEALARLAG
- a CDS encoding ATP-binding cassette domain-containing protein, which translates into the protein MIQLDNISLAYGSRELFKNLGWHVKDGKRIGLFGPNGVGKTTLLNVMAGVLRPDSGSVVVPPGKRVGYLPQEVEDAGSRLTVLEEALTAFSEIGGLEREMESVKDALEHIADKGSAEYERALHRLDAIQTELNTRDSHTVRYRTEKLLMGLGFEPDDLARPLDTFSGGWRMRVALAKLLLVNPDLLLLDEPTNHLDIESIDWLEGYLKDFPGTVILVSHDQYFLDRMVDTIAELSMGHITEYAGNYSSYVEERKARIEIHRSAYENQQRKIKDTERFIERFRYKNTKAKQVQSRIKALEKLERIPPPPGDADVIHFKFPDPGRSGKVVLELSSFSKTYPDDEGGGIPVFDNAGPLTISRGDKIALIGKNGAGKSTLARMLLGSEPFSGERKEGYNVEVTFFAQHQAESLDPRNTILEELSSAAGGRSEVEIRTLLGAFLFTDIDVFKKISVLSGGEKSRVALAKTLLSPKNFMILDEPTNHLDIQSRGVLVDALNHYNGTFVVVSHDRLFLDRVSNRVWYAEKGKVVTYPGNYSEFRYHQGLRESGWNGAPVTDNGKPASQETDATGGPADKKPVLSKREEAERRNRLYRELAERGIENMENWEELSSGQLRTALKDLEEKIHSSEEKKSELEDFLADPDNFRDAKRSEEVTREYGSLNDNLRKLYERWESVSSHLEGRTPGE